A genomic region of Mugil cephalus isolate CIBA_MC_2020 chromosome 5, CIBA_Mcephalus_1.1, whole genome shotgun sequence contains the following coding sequences:
- the LOC125007775 gene encoding uncharacterized protein LOC125007775 — protein MYETITLPSDMWFNTPMYNEAMKLCWNIGSYKSQIAVVVELLKLQKDNQIPPEVTADDMMNLLLEESEKEMRACVFKFGEDGYFGDDAIPLFMLMWNVNTGNKIRDIVFEAQMLFKSPGTLPSFFQLPEVVRMAQDYAKILRDKPQEASSSRLLSVQQVVEDVVPRVLQIFWVFPLQPSMNMRSEKISKISVWLTMTTFRRVSRALSGGEQVTFSHSVRDDIVLSILIEIRQMYPLEVLLKKIKEMSLQLLTEVTDVAVGQITQMFQSQRVAVSQTPSVESPATYEGLIDLFVTEEQPTPMPEGQCFVAVVLSSPSEYLPFPPPPSPSDPTPFSPPTSHSEPPSSSEIQTEAEVDEESAQENPSSRQCTRKRKSFFQNLCCCFADSDTDTE, from the exons ATGTATGAGACGATAACGTTGCCTTCCGACATGTGGTTTAACACACCTATGTATAATGAGGCTATGAAGCTCTGCTGGAATATTGGGAGTTACAAGTCTCAG ATCGCAGTCGTGGTTGAACTCCTAAAGCTTCAGAAGGATAACCAGATCCCACCTGAAGTGACTGCTGACGATATGATGAACTTGTTGCTGGAGGAGAGCGAAAAGGAAATGAGAGCATG cGTCTTCAAATTTGGAGAGGACGGTTATTTTGGGGATGATGCCATACCTCTTTTCATGCTG ATGTGGAACGTGAACACCGGGAATAAAATCAGGGACATCGTGTTTGAAGCCCAGATGCTGTTCAAGTCGCCGGGGACCttaccttctttttttca GCTTCCTGAAGTTGTCAGGATGGCACAAGACTATGCCAAGATCTTAAGAGATAAGCCGCAGGAGGCGTCTAGCTCAAGACTGCTCAGCGTACAGCAAGTGGTGGAGGACGTAGTTCCAAGGGTCCTGCAGATTTTCTGGGTTTTTCCTCTTCAGCCCAGCATGAACATGCGTTCCGAGAAGATCAGCAAGATTTCTGTTTGGCTTACGATGACCACTTTCAGACGGGTATCCAGAGCCCTAAGCGGCGGGGAACAAGTAACTTTCTCCCACTCAGTCAGGGATGACATTGTCCTGTCTATCCTAATAGAGATCAGACAGATGTACCCACTTGAAGTTCTGCTGAAAAAGATCAAGGAAATGTCGTTGCAGCTTCTGACTGAAGTTACCGATGTTGCAGTGGGACAGATTACTCAGATGTTTCAGTCGCAGCGGGTGGCGGTCAGCCAGACACCCTCTGTTGAATCACCTGCCACATACGAGGGTCTCATTGACCTTTTTGTAACAGAGGAGCAGCCAACGCCCATGCCAGAGGGACAGTGTTTTGTAGCTGTGGTGCTGTCCTCTCCTTCTGAATATCtgccctttcctcctcctccatccccttCTGACCCTACACCCTTTTCTCCACCGACATCTCATTCTGAACCCCCATCCTCTTCTGAGATTCAGACCGAGGCGGAGGTAGATGAAGAATCCGCCCAGGAGAACCCAAGCTCTCGCCAGTgcacaagaaagagaaagagcttcTTTCAGAatctgtgctgttgttttgcaGACAGTGACACAGACACTGAATGA